TGAGCTTTATTCTTTGCATCGCGCAGGTGTTCAGCGGCGGCTTCGTCATTATTTACAAGCTTCACCTGTACGCTACGCTGACTCACTCCATGATTATCACGATTTTGTTCGGGATCATCTGCTACATGTGCTTGCAGACGTTGAAGTCACCGACAAATGAAAAGCTGAGAAGATAAGAGGAAAAGCTGCGCTCCTGATTCGTGGAGGGCAGCTTTTTTATTATATAGCTGTAGTGGTGGGGAAGAAGCGCATTTCCAGTCAACGCTTCAGCCTACGCCCTGCAAGGGGGATTCACTGTCCGCTCCGAAATGAATGGCAGGAGCGCTTCAAACGTTGAAGTTTCGAGGAAGGATCTCATAAGTGAAGCTGAAATTCCCTGCCATTCATTTCTGCGCTGGGTAGGGCTCCAGAGGCGCTTGGACTGGAAATGCACTTCTTCCTACGCGACATTTTATTAAATATCTTGCGAGTAAATTCAAGAAGCTCCTGGTCATACTTTCACAATGATGTAAAAGCATCGGATCAGATACACAGCTGTTGGGAAGACCTGTCACATGTTCGGAAGGAGACCGCCCGAACGCAGAGAGGAAAAAGGCGACTGGAGAACATGTGGCAGGTCTTCGTCCCCACCTAAACCGATAGAGGACAGCGAATTACGAACCGTCAGGCTATTGCCCTGGCGGTTTTCCTGCATTCAAAGGAACAAAAACACCATTGTCCCAACGATACATTTGCAAAGTAGTCTCAGGCTTGCCCAGCAGTAGTTCACCTGTATCCGGGTTTAGCTCCTGCTTCGTTTGCCAGTGGTAGAGCAGTGGTTTTGCTTCGTCATCATGTACGATTTGATAACTGCCGACAGTTCGAAAAAGTTGACCACCCGGCACGGAAACGGTTTCCCGCAGCAGTCCTTCCCATGCTTTGACCAGACGACCTTTGTCCAAATACCACAGATTCGCCTCGTAGATCGATACGCCTGATCCGCCAGTATGCTGGACTGTTTCAAAAACCCGTTTTCCTGCGAGTAGACGCGGTTCATCTTCCGCGTTCTTATCAATCGAGGGGGAATTCACTTCACGTGTATAGTCCCAATGCTCCAATTGCAGGCGCGGTGGATTCCATTCCTCTTCCGCGATGAGGGCATACGTACGACCTGGCCTTTGATCCAAAATGTAAAAGTTACCGATATGTACGCCACCGTTATGCTTGGCGACAATTTCTGGTTCCGGGTCATCATCGAGATTGACGAGTTGAAAATCAAAGTTGTCGGTAACAATGGGAGCTTTGGCTTGCTTGTTAATCCATTCCATCACTTGTGATGTGGTAGGCTCCTTGGAGGCAAGGGGCACAGAGGCAGCTTGGACGAGATAAGGGGCGGCAAGTACTGCTGTTAAGCTGATTAGCAGGCGGGAAGTACGCAACGGTAACGAGCTCCTTTCCGGGATGAAATCGGGGATGACGATCTGTTCAGTTGGAAGACGAGCGGTCAGGAGCAAAAGTTACGGGGAAGTGGAGTAAATTTCAACCGCGAACAGCGCTGTCTTTTGTTACAATGAAAAGCAAACACATGATCGTGGAGAGTGATAGGAGTTATGCGGATATTACATACAGCCGACTGGCATTTCGGGCGGCAGCTGGAAGGGCGGGACCGCCGGACTGAGCAAGCAGCATTTGTGGACGAGCTTTGTCACATAGCTGATGAGCGGGAAGTAGATTTGGTACTCATTGCTGGGGATGTGTATGATTCGGTCAATCCGCCTGCTTGGGCGGAAGAGCTTTTTTATGATGCATTGGAGCGCTTGTCTTCGGAAGGCAGGCGAGGTGTTGTCGTGATCGCGGGGAACCATGACCAGCCTGAGCGGGTGCGAGCAGCAGCGCCGCTTGCCACAAAGCACGGGATCGTTTTGTTGGGCTTGCCGAAGGAAGCACCATTACTGACACAGGAGTCATCTTCTGATCGCGTGCAAATTGTGCAGGGAGGCCCTTCTTGGCTGGAAATGAAGATTCCCGGCTGCGCTGCGAATGCAGTAATTTTGGCCTTGCCTTATCCTTCTGAATCGCGATTAAAGGAGCTATTAAGCGAAAGCTTTACCCTGGAGCAGATGCAGCTTGCTTTTTCCGAGCGCATTGCACAATTGCTTGCTGATCTGTCTGTTCATTTTCGCGAGGATACGGTTAACCTGGTCACGAGTCACTTGTTTGTCATGGGCGGTAAGGAAACGGATTCCGAGCGACCGATTCAAATTGGGGGAGCGTTGACTGTATCGCCGCAGGCTTTTCCGAAGAACGCTGATTATGTGGCACTCGGGCATCTCCATCGACTGCAAAAGCTCAGTGACAAGCCGTTGGTGCGTTACAGTGGCTCACCGATTTCGTACAGCTTTTCTGAAGCGGGTCAGAGCAAGGCAGTCGTACTGGTCGAGGTGGAGCCAGGGCAAGAAGTGCGTGAGGAGATCATTTATTTGACGAGCGCACGGCCATTGGCACGGTGGAAAGCAACGGAGGGAATCGAGCAAGTCGAGCGCTGGTTGGCAGAGGGACGCGATGCAGGGGCGTGGATTGACTTGGAGCTGCATGTATCTGGCGTGATCGACCCAGCAGAATTTCAGCGTGTCCGCAAGCTTTCGGATGATTTCTTGAAAATACAGCGTGTTGTCGTGAGGGAAGAGCGTGAGGAGGAAGAGGAACAGCGGGTCGAGCTGACAGAGCTGACGTCCGATCAATTGTTCAAGCGCTTCTATGAACGGAGACGGGGAGCAGAGCCGGATGAGCAGCTGGTGGCCTTGTTCCAGCGTCTATTGGCAGAAACCGGAGGAGAGGGGGAAGAAGAGTGAGACCGATACGATTGAAGCTGGCAGGGATGCACAGCTATCGAGAAATGCAAGAGGTCGATTTCGAAATGCTATGTCAGGCGGGATTGTTTGGGATATTCGGCCCGACTGGAAGCGGGAAATCGACGATCTTGGACGCGATCACCCTAGCGTTGTACGGGCAGGTCGTCCGGCTGGGCGGGGGTAACCACCCGAAAGAAGTGCTAAACCAGCTGGAGCAGCGCGTTTTCGTTTCCTTTACCTTTGAGCTGGGGACTGGCGAAGAGCGCAAGCAATATACAGTGGAACGAGAATTTGGTCTGGATAAAAAGGGGAACAAGCGACAGCCGGAAGTGAGGCTGATTCAGTCGGGAGCCTTGACCGGAGAGCCGGATGTCGTATTGGAGTCCAAAGCCACGTCCGCGACAGCCGCGATTGAGGCACTGATTGGTCTCACTTTGCAGGACTTTACCCGGGCGGTCGTTTTGCCACAGGGTCAATTTTCCCGCTTCTTGACGCTGAAGGGCAGTGAGCGCAATGAGATGCTGCAACGGATGTTCCGCCTACATATTTATGGGGAAAAGCTGAGTGAGCGCGTACGGCATGCTTTGGAGCAGGTCAAGGAACAGATGCATCGTTTGCAACTGGCGAGTGCAGCTCTGGGTGACGCAGGTCCAGAAGCCTTGGAGCTGGCGAGACAAACGTGGGAGGAAGCTGCGCAAAAAGAGCAGGAATTCACCCAGCAAAAACAGGAGCTGGCCGGGAAGCTTAAAGAGCTGGAACAGCTTAACCAGTGGCATCAGGAGCTAATGCAAGTCCAGGCGCAACTACAGCAGCAGGAAGCAAATGAAGCGGAAATGGCATCCCTAACCGCGAAGATTCGTGAATGGGAGTCGAGTATTCGACTGTGGCCATTAGTCCAGCAATATGAGCGCTTGGATCAGGAATGGCATGCGACCGGTGCGGCATTGGAACGCAGCCGCGAACAGCAGGAGAGTGCTCGTTTGGCCGTAGATGAGGCAGAGCAAGCGTATCAGAAGGTCCATGCCGAGTTGGCTGAACAGGAGCCGTTACTGATTCAGCAAAAGGGTAGGCTGGTACAGGCGCAGGAGTGGGAAGAGGAGCTAAAGGCGATCCGGGAAGAATGGACAGGTCTTGAGCGAGAGTGGAATGAAGTGTCAGTCGCCTTGACTAACACAGAACAACAGCTGGAAAAGGATGAAGCCGACTTAAAAAACTGGGAGCTTGCGTGGGCGGATCTGCAAGAACAGATGAAGCAGGTCACCATCTCTCCTGAATGGCGTGCACAAATAGCAGCAGCCAGAGAAGCGAAGCAGCAGTGGGAGCGGGACCATGCCAAGGTACGTGAGCTGGAAAAAGAACAACTCGCAGTACAGGAGCACATTCAGGCGGCAACCCATACTGCCGATGAGCACAAGCGCAGCTGGGAAGCGTGTGCGAATCGCTTGGCACAAAAAAGAGAAGAGCTGGCAGCACCAGCTGACTCGGCTTTGATGAGCGAAGCAGAATGGGAGAAAGCAAGAAATGTTCTGGCAGACATGAAGCAGGTAGGTCGCCAGTGGCGGGAAGTATTGCAGGCTTTCTCATCCTGGCAGGAGAAGTCTCAACACATCGTCCAGGAGCGCAAGCAACTGGATGAGCGTAATCAAGAGCTGACTCGGGCAGTAGAGGCAAGCGAAGCACTTGTGAAGAGTCAGCTGGCCCAACGAGATGAGCTGCGCCAGGAATGGGAACGCTGGCAGCAGGAAAACATGGCGCGATTTTTGCGCGAACGTTTAGAGGAAGGCAAGGAGTGTCCGGTATGTGGTTCCGAACACCACCCACACGGCCACCAGAACGATACAAAAGCGTCTGAAGCGGGAACGGAGGGTGATGCCCTGCGTGCCCGAATCAAAGCTTCAGAAGAGGCTTTGCGTGCGGCTGAACAAGAAGCAGGCAAGACCAAGGAAGCTTGGTTGGCAGCAAAGGGAGCGATTGCTGCTTTTGATGAGCGCCTAGCAAGCGTAAAGGCTGAACAGGAACA
This genomic stretch from Brevibacillus sp. DP1.3A harbors:
- a CDS encoding exonuclease SbcCD subunit D, whose protein sequence is MRILHTADWHFGRQLEGRDRRTEQAAFVDELCHIADEREVDLVLIAGDVYDSVNPPAWAEELFYDALERLSSEGRRGVVVIAGNHDQPERVRAAAPLATKHGIVLLGLPKEAPLLTQESSSDRVQIVQGGPSWLEMKIPGCAANAVILALPYPSESRLKELLSESFTLEQMQLAFSERIAQLLADLSVHFREDTVNLVTSHLFVMGGKETDSERPIQIGGALTVSPQAFPKNADYVALGHLHRLQKLSDKPLVRYSGSPISYSFSEAGQSKAVVLVEVEPGQEVREEIIYLTSARPLARWKATEGIEQVERWLAEGRDAGAWIDLELHVSGVIDPAEFQRVRKLSDDFLKIQRVVVREEREEEEEQRVELTELTSDQLFKRFYERRRGAEPDEQLVALFQRLLAETGGEGEEE
- a CDS encoding AAA family ATPase, which produces MRPIRLKLAGMHSYREMQEVDFEMLCQAGLFGIFGPTGSGKSTILDAITLALYGQVVRLGGGNHPKEVLNQLEQRVFVSFTFELGTGEERKQYTVEREFGLDKKGNKRQPEVRLIQSGALTGEPDVVLESKATSATAAIEALIGLTLQDFTRAVVLPQGQFSRFLTLKGSERNEMLQRMFRLHIYGEKLSERVRHALEQVKEQMHRLQLASAALGDAGPEALELARQTWEEAAQKEQEFTQQKQELAGKLKELEQLNQWHQELMQVQAQLQQQEANEAEMASLTAKIREWESSIRLWPLVQQYERLDQEWHATGAALERSREQQESARLAVDEAEQAYQKVHAELAEQEPLLIQQKGRLVQAQEWEEELKAIREEWTGLEREWNEVSVALTNTEQQLEKDEADLKNWELAWADLQEQMKQVTISPEWRAQIAAAREAKQQWERDHAKVRELEKEQLAVQEHIQAATHTADEHKRSWEACANRLAQKREELAAPADSALMSEAEWEKARNVLADMKQVGRQWREVLQAFSSWQEKSQHIVQERKQLDERNQELTRAVEASEALVKSQLAQRDELRQEWERWQQENMARFLRERLEEGKECPVCGSEHHPHGHQNDTKASEAGTEGDALRARIKASEEALRAAEQEAGKTKEAWLAAKGAIAAFDERLASVKAEQEQLEARLEAIKAECRGYEQPWIVDSFEELLAVYQREEKELIAKQAERERLKAEREQLQQQLEVLREEEAEKKRLMERSTLLLEQAQKAIDENKARMDAAFTQEKHSREELDEKRNELPIEEIEQRYEEIGRSDRRLAELQQVRSEKETLRGKLTMQVEAAKSRKVEGKSREAALKEKLEDRKRMWEQKHAQWLERTGGLTAQECLMRVEDSLLGLRQAVTLAETKRKETAEARETVQNNLVKYSETLAILTRQRTEAHETLYKGLQETGLGTVEYVRERYAEREQLPKAQEQVEAYTRIAGQLRYEEERLKQAVAGRSFTQEELTTAKEAWDQWEQAFQEAQKQVAVAKEHVDRMEKNHDKWQELHKEMVQQQDEQSRLEELKKLFEAKAFVQFIAEEKLVTIARDASYHLKRMTANRYGLEIGDEGEFVLRDEGAGGMRRPVSTLSGGETFLTSLSLALALSMEIQMRGGRLEFFFLDEGFGTLDPELLEVVMDALERLRMDDFTIGVISHVPEIRVRMPRRLVVTPAEPMGKGSMLHLEME